In the genome of Raphanus sativus cultivar WK10039 chromosome 9, ASM80110v3, whole genome shotgun sequence, the window TACATAGTCCCGAGAGGAGTGCGAGGATAAGAATGAAGATTGAAGAGATAGGCCAAAGGGTGATTTGGTCATTTGGCTATTAATGAGAAgggtatttataaaaatgtctTCCTTTTAAGTGTAAATATGAATTGTGGTACTATACAAAGTGTATTTATGAAATTTCCCCATAGgtttattaatcttaataaatcagttttttgaaaaaatcattaaatttattaaacttaataaattacGGATTGACCCCATTAACTTAAATTTAGATCAATTTAACCCGAcggtgagattttttttttttttttgaaggatggcattcatattaaaaaacagaaaaaaaaaagaaaatgatacaAACCCATAAGGCTTCAGTTTGTTAAAGGCGAAGCCCAGTAAGCCCAGTGAAAGAAATAAACCAATTAGAAGAAATAAACACATATCAATAGAACTACAGCCCAGTAAGAGAGAGGCCCAGTGATTAGAAGAGGAACGGTTGGAGTGGCGGTGAAGTTTGAGAAGGGAAGAATCGCGATCAGTTTCTTTCTGGATTCAGGAGTGGAGAAACCAGAGTTGCATCATCGCCGAAGAAGCTCTTGGGTTTGCATGTCGAAAACTCTGGAGCTTGTTCCTAAGCTGCTTATCGATCGTCGAGATGATGGTTTCCGGAGATTTGAAGAGTTGTTGATGAAGCCGAGTGTTGCGCTCATTCCAGAGCCAGTAGACAGTCGCCTGAAACCCTAACAGCGTGAGTCGCAACGAGTCACGGTTCCTTGGCAGAGCTTGAAGCTGACAAAGGGTGTCTTCCCATGAAGTGAGCGCCTGAAGTTGACAACGGTGAGCGATGGTAGACCAGACAGATGCGCTGAAGCTACACTCAAAGAAAAGGTGGTTTCTTGTCTCTGCGACAGTATTGCAAAGTAAGCATAAAGGATCGACATTTAATCCCCATCTGTTCAACCTATCTCGTGTAGGGCATCGATCGAGCAAGACAAGCCAGGAGAGGAAGCTATGCCTTGGGACTCCATAAGAAAACCAGATTACTCTAGCCCAAGGAACTTGAGACAGAGCGCCTTTGAGGTAATCATACATCTCTCCTGTCTTGTATCTTGTTGACAGTCTTCCCTCCATTTCCCATTCATATTGGTCCTCTGTATCAGTTAGAGTAACCGTCGTTAAGTGAATTTGCAGAGCAAGCTGAGCATCTGTTCTTGCCGATGGGAGATTCCAGTGATCTGTAGCGAAGAGCGACGCCACCGTCGCATTTTTTAGGAATGCCTAGTCTCGAAGTGTGATGTTGGCAccatattaatataaacttcATACATGTGGCATGTATTAACATAACCTTCGTGTAGTTATTGACACATTCTAATACATCAGATAGTTTCCACCATATTAGTGTAAACGTTGTGTAGCTAGGAAACTTTTTTCCTATttctaaaccaaacaaaacaccGCCCGGTTCGCTTATTAATATAATTCGAATCAAGTTTATAAAACCGGCAGAAAACTAATCAACACTCGTTTATCTACTTTGATTGTATCAGTTATCTTTTTTTACTAGTTTGTCTTCTGACGGAATGATTTTTATCACATGCCtaaacaaacatatttttattctcTCATTTACTGCTTACTCTAGGATCGGGTTTTACATACGTTTTTTCTATATTTCGTTCCCGAAGGTTCTTTATTTACCATAAAACCAAATGACTTGCATGCTGGTTGATTTAAAAAGTTGTTTTTCTATATTTGGGTCCTTCGTGGCATAATAAACCTAGcatatttttacttttcatGGGCTGTAGTTCCATCGGTCGGttatacttattttatattttcatgcgCTGAAGTTGAACGTTTCCTTAATCAAAATGCTCATACAATAAAGGCGTTTCTAAGCTTATATTAGGTCTGGATATTTTAACCTGGATCCGAAAACTCGATCCAGAACCGACAGAAAATACCCAACTCGAATCTGATCCGAAAAGTTACaagtacttttattttttttacccGAATAGATCCGGACCCAAAATGAACCAACCCGAGTAGATTCGTACCCGAAAATAACTGACCTGATACGAACCGATTTATTCCCGGATTTAAAAACTTGTATATCCAAAATTATGCTTTGTATgttctgttttatatatattattttatgatttggttgaaatatattttgttaacaatatttattactaatttgtaacatttttaagcaatttgaagttttaaaatgtaaaatttagagttttaaaatgttttatgttaattattaataatttaatttaagttattttgaaaatttttagaTATTATACAGTATATCATTACAACCTATACGATCgtggtaatttttaaataattttttttcggTTTGTTTGATTgctgaataataaaaattatcgtTTGTTGGATGTTGTCATCAAGTTGTGATACTGAAGATGGAAAGTATTGACCTTGCGATGGTTTTAGTTGTAAAGGGAAGAACCGTCGAAGGATTAGCTTGCTTCACTATATATGACTAGTTTAGTAGTTATATTATCTGCAACACTACTTTTGGGTAGATATTGACAGAGAACATGAATTGAAGTGTTTGTAAAAAATGCACCAGGAAGTGTTTCATTACCAATTAATAGGGGTGGGCGTttgggtacccgttcgggttcggatcgggtatttcgaattttcgggtatttcggtatacggatataaaacccgttcgggaatttctgtacttcgggtcgggttcgggtatttttagttcgggttcggttattttggatcgggttcggatatttaaattttaaaagaaataaaaataaaattttcaattttttaaagtttcttgtatttaaaaatatagatttcgcttaactgatttttctatttttttatagattgagtgattaatagatttggatataacatttcaaaaataaaaatattaatttggctattgtttttaaactttggatgtaacttttgttaatacatgaaataaaaaatttgacatgcattttaaatgaatatcaaattattttcttcataattatatatatactatatgatcttaaagtatgtgtagcatcaatttaaatattttaaataaaatgagagatgtaaactagaaaaataaaggtaaatatacatatgttcggttatcttcggatatccattcgggttcgggtattacccgttcgggttcggatatccaatctctcctaacttaatatccattagggtattttgctacttcggttcggatttcggttcgggtttttcggatcgggttcgggtgccacttcggatatcgggtaaagtgcccacccctaccaATTAACTATATATCCTATCCTAGAAgtatttaagaaaagaatgaaagcTCCATGCAACTCATTATATTAcaagattaatatattttcctatCACCTATAACGAGTCAAAATCATTAACCTTGAAGTTAAACTTTCAATTGAAACATAAATTTTTGTTGGTTAAAACTGTTACTGTTGAAATCGGGTTACATTTCGCAATAGTATGAccaaatgtaatatatataaatgtgattatgtTTTCTGATATAACCGTTAAATGTTGGACGTCAAAAAATAAAGATTGTTATTATCAATTTGACCGTTCTGCCTTAGGATTTTACTCTCTGATAAAAACATTGTACTAGTAAATCACTTACAGAGAAAGAGTTTGCAATTAATAGTTTGCCATTAGTTTAATTATCATACCAATATTTGAGTGTTTCAGTGGTTAatatgtaaacattttttaacaGGACgggaaaaaactaaattattaaactaCGAAATAAAAGTATCAAGACTAagtattttctaatatattagaACAATGATTGATAGAAAAAAAGGTAAACGAATGAATACgcagaattttaaatatatatcactTAAAATGATACTGTTTTAAGTACTAGTAAGTTTTGGTTTGTTTGGTTgctgaataataaaaattatcgcGTATTGGATATTTTCATCAAGTTGTGATACTGAAGCTATAAAGTATTGAACTTACGATGGTTTTAGTTGTAAAGGGAAGAACCATCGAAGGATTAGCTTGCTTCACTATATATATGACTAGTTTAGTAGTTATATGTGACACTAGTTTTGGGTAGATATTGACAGAGAACTTGAATTGAAGTGTTTGTAAAAAATTGCATGAGGAAGTATTTCATCACCAATTAACTATATATCTTATACTATAAGTatttaagaaaatgatgaaaGTTCCATGCAACTCATTATATTAcaagattaatatatttttcttatcacCTATAACGAGTCAAAATCATTAATCTCAAAGTTAAACTGTCAATGgaaaaataatttgttgttGGTTAAAACTGTGACTGTTGAAAATCGGGTTGCATTTCGCAATAGTGTGgccaaatattatatatttaagtgtgattttttttatataaccgTTAGATGTTGGACATCAAAAAATAAAGATCGTTATCATCAATTTGATCGTTCTGCCTTAGGATTTTACTCCctgataaaaaaatgtattagtaAATAACTTACAGAGAAAGAGTTTGAAAATCATAGTTTGCCATTAGTTTAATTATCATAtcaatattttactttaatctAGTTTTAGTGGTTGAgatgtaaacattttttaacaggacggggaaaataaaaaaaactaaattataaaactacaaaataaaaaatcaagacaAAGTATTTTTTAACATATTAGAACAATGATTGATATACAAACTGGTAAACAAATGAATACgtagaattttaaatatatatcacttaaaatgatactgttttaaaaaatagtaagtTTTTCCATATGTATGATTGATAACAAGAGTTAAAAGTGTTACTATATATATCCTTATCTCTACAGTATGAGGTCATTAATAGACCTacaaatcttaattttcaaTCTCAAAAATTTCTCCCTTATTAAGATCAAAGCAAATTCTTTTGAGAGATATGTTAATCTTTCATACTGATGTCACTGAAAAGTAGACCTAATTTCATAATCAAATGTCCATCGCTAAAAATGTGGATCCGTTTtcaacttataattttttttcttatgtcgGCAGTAGTTCGCATGAGTTTGAGAAAAATGTAGAGGCTATATATCAAAGTTATTggatataagttttataaacatgtattcTTACATTcaaattaaatgtttaaattaattaaaaggttggataaaaacatattattctCTAAAAACGATAGTCATCACTGAGTTGCTCTAGACAACAGACCGATCTTCATTTGATGacttcataaatatattaaactgtTGTGAATCCACAAAATAGATTTGATATCCGTCTAAGATCTCCGGTCAAATTAatgaatagtattttatatttctattgtaCTCATCATGTTGTTTGGAATTAGAAAACATAGAAGGAGAAGTGGTCAATTTAGCCCCATCATCTGAGGTCTCTATCTATAAAGTAACGAGGAAGTTGGTATCATCGACGTGTCTTGCTCGTTACTAAATTCGAGCTTATTAAAACCAATCAAACttcaaaaatactaaatttgagcttatttttaattaaagttttttaaatatacaactaattcatataaattaggaaaatatctaaaaaatatatctttaagGAATAAAAAGAGTCTagcgttgacaaaaaaatgtatagCAAATCCTTCtttcaaaaatagaaagaaaatattattcatcagaacaaatatgaaaatagtttattttattatttatttagctATAATTACATGGTATGattaattagtttaatttatatttaaattaaatttatcatgctatttttatttttatttttacatcaaATTAACAGATTGAAAATCATTTATTCTGCATCttatgtataaatttatattttaactaagattttacataaattaaataaattgatattaaaataattataaaaactaaatttttaaaaataaaaaatcaaaatataaattaaaattttaacaactaagcataaaatttaaatgtaataaaatgataattactcaattaaatatataaagaatatattaaattaataaacttatacaatattatatttggtgTAGAATTAGGTGTTGTAGTTGGAGATGAAAAATAGAAGTAAATACCATAAAGTAACATTGGTGTTACTTTATTGTTAAATTTAGTGTTATAGTAAGAATAaaccttaaaaaaaatatttaccttCAACAAATTACATCCCAAGCAGCACGCATGTTCTATTCATGATTTTATTTCAATTCTGCGTTTTACAATTaatcaaaaactttaaaaaagcATTTGATAGGGTATATAATAAAATCATGGATTATTTCACAAATGACAATTGTAAACACAACTTTTCACACAGCTGAACTATGTAAGTATTGTTTTAGTATTCTGAAATGTTGTTTCATGACGTTCTGTTAGGACATTATTtgaaatgcaaaaaaaattgatgatgtTATGTAGAATGTCTAAATTATAGGTTGTTATTTTAGAAACAATGTAgtaatatataaactttattttagatTGTGTAAGCAAATGTGAAAGTACATTATGGTGAATCTAGAAAATAATACTAAAGTACAAATTTGTGCaaccattatatttttattatatctatttataattaaatatattaattttttaaattacattttagtgattattttgataaaaagtaaattttaatatattcattgaAGTAAGATAAAACTAGTATGAAATAGGGGATTATTAACTAACTGTACTCTAGCAAAAAGATAGGTGAATAGTAGAATGATATTTTAGAAATGATCTAATGATACATAAACTATATTTTGAATTGCGTAAacaaatatagaaaatacattATGGTGATACCcttttttaaaacaacaaaaaagtaTTTTGTGGTGAACATAAAAACTTATACTAAAAATACTTACTCTcgaacataatattttaattatacttGTCGTACCAATTTGTTCCACTCTAGTTGACATGGCTCATAATTTATATATCCATCCATCGTTAAATGGGTTTATATGACccataaaaataatcaattgcTACTGTCAGTATATTACAAGAGCAAAACCATAAGTAATACCTAGTAAAATATAGGGAAATTGGGGCCTATAACCAtgaaaaaaccataatttgCAGACTAACCATTTTACCTAACAAATCTATACACTCTGttacatatacatattaatattGTATTACCTTTTCTATTGACCGGTGAAacctgaaaataaaaaattattattattacagtGTGATATAATTTGTGGCAATTCAACATCCACATATCACTTCTTTGTAACTCTTTACAGATTAAATCAACATCGTCACTATCATCTGAGTTCTGAGAATATTTTGTGATCTGAAATTTTTTCCAATAATCCAAACCTTTCTGCTTTTGAAACAGCCGCTGTAGTTACCGTCAAGGCGGTGGAGATCATCAGGCGAGCCGATTCGCCTCCATATATATCACACGAGTGAGGAGCATCACCCCGTTCCATGCATCCATCTTCTCAATCCAAGTTTTTTCATTGAGTGAAGACAAAACGTGAAAACCTGTAAGTTTCTAATTTTGGATCCGAAGACGAGGCAGAAGATGAACAGTGAATGTGTTTCTATACTATCTTATGAAATGGAAAAGAATGTCTTTGTTTCAAATTTggctattttattattttagtttgattCTTAAAAAGAAAGTTCAATCTTATttgttgttgtttcatgttctattgatatgagttttgtatcagtatatatatgtgtttatattagtgtgtatatgattttgtaCAGAGGAACAATATGTTGAACGTAAATGGAAAAGaatttttactatattatttgtCACATTTTCTATTCTATATGCTCATGTAAAATTTAAATGCATCTTACTAGTATCGGTTTGTTTTGTGTATCTCGCTAGGATTTTTCTTTGACGTTGTTGCTTATGActatttgtttcatttgtttcctGAGA includes:
- the LOC108824701 gene encoding uncharacterized protein LOC108824701, coding for MEGRLSTRYKTGEMYDYLKGALSQVPWARVIWFSYGVPRHSFLSWLVLLDRCPTRDRLNRWGLNVDPLCLLCNTVAETRNHLFFECSFSASVWSTIAHRCQLQALTSWEDTLCQLQALPRNRDSLRLTLLGFQATVYWLWNERNTRLHQQLFKSPETIISTIDKQLRNKLQSFRHANPRASSAMMQLWFLHS